In the genome of Candidatus Abawacabacteria bacterium, one region contains:
- the rpmA gene encoding 50S ribosomal protein L27 has product MATKKAGGTVYNGRDSQAKRLGIKLFGGEATLAGGIIVRQKGNTYFAGKNVGQGKDFTLFALVAGTVSFQEKKRKRFDGRTRLVTYVNIDPVAA; this is encoded by the coding sequence ATGGCAACGAAAAAAGCTGGTGGTACGGTCTATAATGGCCGTGATTCGCAGGCAAAACGTCTTGGTATCAAACTTTTTGGTGGAGAAGCAACCCTTGCTGGTGGTATTATTGTTCGCCAAAAAGGAAATACTTACTTTGCTGGTAAAAATGTTGGTCAAGGTAAAGACTTCACTCTTTTTGCTTTAGTGGCTGGTACTGTTAGTTTTCAAGAGAAGAAACGAAAGCGTTTTGATGGGCGCACTCGCCTAGTTACTTATGTGAATATTGATCCGGTCGCTGCGTAA